One region of Aurantimonas sp. HBX-1 genomic DNA includes:
- a CDS encoding RES family NAD+ phosphorylase, producing MSAPEPPADLGARSPKVLSVPRGSLLHRFYNSSHEPIHFDSTPSGRFNAPDGSYGTLYAARDRAGAFAETFLRTPGRTQIDFDLLARKAYVQMQNVRALTLISLTGPGLAVLGATAEVTHGGLPYDIPQKWSKALAEHSLAADGIVYTARHDDEQLCYAIHERAAAALFEVDRTDDLDRDWFWELANRYGVGLAPS from the coding sequence TTGAGCGCACCAGAGCCGCCGGCGGACCTCGGGGCACGTTCGCCGAAGGTCCTTAGCGTTCCACGCGGCTCGCTTCTCCATCGCTTCTACAATTCCTCCCACGAGCCGATCCATTTCGACAGCACGCCGAGCGGACGATTCAACGCTCCGGACGGGAGCTATGGAACGCTCTACGCAGCCCGTGACCGCGCCGGTGCCTTCGCCGAGACGTTCCTGCGGACACCGGGACGGACGCAGATCGATTTCGACCTGCTGGCGCGGAAAGCCTACGTCCAGATGCAGAACGTCCGCGCGCTTACCCTGATCAGCCTGACAGGACCGGGTCTGGCTGTCCTTGGCGCGACGGCCGAGGTCACCCATGGCGGCTTGCCCTACGACATTCCCCAGAAATGGTCGAAGGCCCTTGCGGAGCATTCGCTGGCAGCCGATGGCATCGTCTATACGGCCCGCCACGACGACGAACAGCTTTGCTATGCAATCCATGAACGCGCGGCAGCGGCCCTCTTCGAGGTCGACCGGACGGACGACCTCGACCGGGACTGGTTTTGGGAACTCGCCAACCGGTACGGCGTCGGCCTCGCTCCGTCGTAG
- the mraZ gene encoding division/cell wall cluster transcriptional repressor MraZ, whose product MDRFLSNFVHNIDAKGRVSVPAAFRQVIAARGIRDLFAMRSLTHPVMDVGGPELMERFERRMDAQDPFSETFQDLSIFAFGDGTYLKFDSEGRIMMTDFIRSHTGISDRVAFVGARDYFQLWEPDHFEAYRNEARERLLASRSGGTASARAPE is encoded by the coding sequence ATGGATCGGTTCCTTTCCAACTTCGTGCACAATATCGACGCCAAGGGCCGGGTCTCGGTGCCGGCCGCCTTCCGGCAGGTGATCGCGGCCCGCGGCATTCGCGACCTGTTCGCCATGCGCTCGCTGACGCATCCGGTGATGGATGTGGGCGGGCCGGAACTGATGGAGCGCTTCGAGCGGCGCATGGACGCCCAGGATCCGTTCAGCGAGACGTTCCAGGACCTGTCGATCTTCGCCTTCGGCGACGGCACCTATCTGAAGTTCGACTCCGAGGGGCGGATTATGATGACGGACTTCATCCGCTCCCATACGGGGATCAGCGACCGCGTCGCCTTCGTCGGCGCGCGCGACTATTTCCAGCTCTGGGAGCCGGACCACTTCGAGGCCTACCGGAACGAGGCGCGGGAGCGACTTCTCGCCTCGCGATCCGGTGGGACCGCTTCGGCGAGAGCACCGGAATGA
- the rsmH gene encoding 16S rRNA (cytosine(1402)-N(4))-methyltransferase RsmH encodes MTTGGGGVEEPSAGGPARHLPVLLSEVLAALQPAEGEVVVDGTFGNGGYTRAILDAGASVIAIDRDPSAIATARDMARAYDGRLTPVEGRFGDLAAIVAAHGGTVDGIVLDIGVSSMQIDTAERGFSFQKDGPLDMRMGSTGPTAADVVNRLKIGDLARVLGFYGEEKQAGRIARAIVARRDERPFERTLDLAGVVGKVVGRSPKDKIDPATRSFQALRIYVNDELGELARALVAAEQVLKPGGRLVVVSFHSLEDRIVKRFLRDRSSPPSGSRHLPDLAPVSQTFVARNKAVAASEEEARRNPRARSAKLRSGIRTAEPARDPGSALDFAALPSLADLPESGE; translated from the coding sequence ATGACGACGGGCGGCGGCGGGGTCGAGGAACCCTCCGCTGGCGGACCAGCCCGTCATCTTCCGGTGCTTCTCTCCGAGGTCCTTGCCGCCCTGCAGCCGGCGGAAGGCGAGGTCGTCGTCGACGGCACCTTCGGCAATGGCGGCTACACGCGCGCCATCCTCGACGCTGGCGCTTCGGTCATCGCCATCGACCGCGATCCGTCGGCGATCGCCACGGCGCGCGACATGGCGCGCGCCTATGACGGCCGGCTGACCCCGGTCGAGGGCCGCTTCGGCGACCTCGCCGCGATCGTCGCGGCGCATGGCGGCACGGTGGACGGCATCGTCCTCGACATCGGCGTCTCGTCGATGCAGATCGACACCGCCGAGCGGGGCTTCTCGTTCCAGAAGGACGGGCCGCTCGACATGCGGATGGGCTCGACCGGCCCGACCGCCGCCGACGTCGTCAACCGGCTGAAGATCGGCGACCTGGCGCGGGTGCTCGGATTCTACGGCGAAGAGAAGCAGGCCGGGCGTATCGCCCGGGCGATCGTTGCGCGCCGCGACGAGCGGCCGTTCGAGCGGACCCTCGATCTCGCCGGCGTGGTCGGCAAGGTCGTGGGGCGCTCGCCCAAGGACAAGATCGATCCGGCGACCCGCAGCTTCCAGGCGCTGCGCATCTACGTCAACGACGAGCTCGGCGAACTCGCCCGGGCGCTGGTGGCGGCCGAGCAGGTGCTGAAGCCCGGCGGCCGGCTGGTGGTGGTGAGCTTCCATTCGCTGGAGGACCGCATCGTCAAGCGCTTCCTGCGCGACCGCTCGTCGCCGCCCTCGGGGTCGCGGCACCTGCCGGACCTCGCCCCGGTGTCGCAGACCTTTGTCGCCCGTAACAAGGCCGTCGCGGCGAGCGAGGAGGAGGCGCGCCGCAACCCGCGCGCCCGTTCCGCCAAGCTGCGCAGCGGCATCCGGACCGCCGAACCCGCCCGAGACCCCGGCAGCGCGCTCGATTTCGCGGCGCTGCCCTCGCTTGCCGACCTGCCCGAGAGCGGAGAGTGA
- a CDS encoding glycoside hydrolase family 25 protein produces MTTLSAVCGRFVSGALRRLSPRPSRAGRQGLLIAAGLAALALAGCRSASLDVNDLGLAPAPSGFSADSAHAYPVHGIDVSKYQGTIDWAAAREAGTAFAWLKATEGGDRLDERFLENWRNAGAAGVPRGAYHFWYHCRPGVEQAAWFIRNVPRERNALPPVIDIEWTPFSPTCTRRPSTDEIVREVGAMAAVLEKHYGKRPILYIPIDVHRDRLVGAFPHHQVWLRAVRDHPKNVYEDRDFHFWQYTESGTVPGINGEVDRNVFAGTRDDWIRWLRTHTAG; encoded by the coding sequence ATGACCACGCTTTCTGCCGTTTGCGGACGCTTCGTCTCGGGCGCGCTTCGCCGCTTATCTCCGCGGCCCTCTCGCGCCGGGCGGCAGGGCCTGCTGATCGCCGCCGGCCTGGCGGCGCTGGCCCTCGCCGGCTGCCGTTCCGCCTCGCTCGACGTCAACGACCTTGGCCTCGCCCCCGCCCCATCGGGCTTTTCGGCCGACAGCGCCCATGCCTATCCGGTGCATGGCATCGATGTGTCGAAATACCAGGGCACGATCGACTGGGCCGCCGCCCGCGAGGCCGGCACCGCCTTCGCCTGGCTCAAGGCGACGGAGGGCGGCGACCGGCTGGACGAGCGCTTCCTCGAGAACTGGCGCAATGCCGGCGCGGCCGGCGTGCCCCGCGGCGCCTATCATTTCTGGTATCACTGCCGGCCCGGCGTCGAGCAGGCCGCCTGGTTCATCCGCAACGTGCCGCGCGAGCGCAACGCGCTGCCGCCGGTGATCGACATCGAATGGACGCCCTTCTCGCCGACCTGCACGCGGCGGCCCTCCACCGACGAGATCGTCCGCGAGGTCGGCGCCATGGCCGCCGTCCTCGAGAAGCACTACGGCAAGCGCCCGATCCTCTACATCCCGATCGACGTGCACCGCGATCGCCTCGTCGGCGCCTTCCCGCATCACCAGGTCTGGCTGCGCGCGGTCAGGGACCATCCGAAGAACGTCTACGAGGACCGCGACTTCCACTTCTGGCAGTACACCGAGAGCGGCACGGTGCCGGGCATCAACGGCGAGGTCGACCGCAACGTCTTCGCCGGCACCAGAGACGATTGGATCCGGTGGCTGCGGACGCACACGGCGGGCTGA
- a CDS encoding lytic murein transglycosylase — MPAARHIALSLSMLLAGTSLAAAQQCGGDFGQFLEGVRTEALAKGLSPAAVDTAIANMRQDPKVLAADRAQGVFAQDWEQFATRMVNGYRLSQGKANLDKHAGVLSRVLDETGVPGPVIAAFWGLETDYGAVLGNFDTLAALATLAHDCRRPELFRPHLLGAIEIVDRGYLTPAEMKGAWAGELGQTQLLPEEYIAYGTDGDGNGRVDLRQDAADVLVTTGKYIQSLGWRRGEPWLEAVSVPADFPWERAALVNKEPRSAFASLGVTKADGSPLESDALPSSLILPMGRGGPAFLAFPNFDIYLAWNKSLVYSLTAAYFSTRLAGAPPVDMGNPQPGLDLENTKRLQQRLSDLGHDTGGVDGIIGENTRAAVRQEQIRLGLPADGWPTPELLSAL; from the coding sequence ATGCCTGCAGCCCGCCATATTGCCCTTTCCCTGTCGATGCTTCTCGCCGGCACCTCGCTCGCCGCCGCGCAGCAATGCGGTGGCGATTTCGGGCAGTTCCTGGAGGGCGTACGGACGGAAGCGCTGGCGAAGGGCCTGTCGCCCGCCGCCGTCGACACCGCCATCGCCAACATGCGGCAGGATCCGAAGGTGCTCGCCGCCGACCGTGCCCAGGGCGTCTTCGCCCAGGACTGGGAGCAGTTCGCGACCCGGATGGTCAACGGCTACCGGCTGAGCCAGGGGAAAGCCAATCTCGACAAGCACGCCGGCGTCCTGTCCCGCGTCCTCGACGAGACCGGCGTGCCAGGCCCGGTGATCGCCGCCTTCTGGGGCCTCGAGACCGACTACGGTGCGGTGCTCGGCAATTTCGACACGCTGGCGGCGCTCGCCACACTCGCACATGACTGCCGTCGCCCGGAACTCTTCCGCCCGCATCTGCTCGGGGCGATCGAGATCGTCGACCGCGGCTACCTGACCCCGGCGGAGATGAAGGGCGCCTGGGCCGGCGAACTCGGCCAGACGCAGCTCCTGCCGGAGGAATACATCGCCTACGGCACCGACGGCGACGGCAACGGCCGGGTCGACCTGCGTCAGGACGCCGCCGACGTCCTCGTCACCACCGGCAAGTACATCCAGTCGCTCGGCTGGCGCCGCGGCGAGCCCTGGCTCGAGGCCGTCTCTGTCCCGGCCGACTTCCCGTGGGAGCGCGCCGCCCTCGTCAACAAGGAGCCGCGCTCGGCCTTCGCGTCGCTCGGCGTCACCAAGGCAGACGGCTCGCCGCTCGAGTCCGACGCACTGCCCTCATCGCTGATCCTGCCGATGGGCCGCGGCGGGCCGGCCTTCCTCGCCTTCCCGAATTTCGACATCTACCTCGCCTGGAACAAGTCGCTGGTCTACTCGCTGACCGCCGCCTACTTCTCCACCCGCCTCGCCGGCGCGCCGCCGGTCGACATGGGCAACCCGCAGCCGGGTCTCGATCTCGAGAACACCAAGCGGCTGCAGCAGCGCCTCAGCGATCTCGGCCACGACACCGGCGGCGTCGACGGGATCATCGGCGAGAACACGCGGGCCGCGGTCCGCCAGGAGCAGATCCGCCTCGGCCTGCCGGCCGACGGCTGGCCGACCCCGGAACTCCTCTCGGCTCTCTGA
- a CDS encoding UDP-N-acetylmuramoyl-L-alanyl-D-glutamate--2,6-diaminopimelate ligase yields the protein MKLSQLAEGLAATWTGSDPEIAGLSTDSRETQPDFLFAAVAGSKADGARFVADAESRGAAAILAGTNAAIDTTLPLIRAEDPRRAIALMAARFHGAQPAHVVAVTGTAGKTSVATFLRQIWARAGIAAASIGTTGVVSPGRDEYGSLTTPDPIALARLMAELAGEGVTHAAMEASSHGLDQRRLDGVRLEAGGFTNLGHDHMDYHPDIEAYFAAKMRLFSALLPKGAPAVVFADDRWSGRVVEVATGAGLRVMTVGRGGNFLTLKRLEHERHRQIGEIEAEGRIHRIVLPLAGEFQMSNALVAAGLAIATGVPAADALAALETLKGASGRLDLAGTTASGAPVFVDYAHKPEALENVLAAVRPFTTGRVVAVIGCGGDRDKIKRPMMGEIAARLADIVIVTDDNPRSEDPATIRAEIMAASPGATEIGDRREAIFEAVRTARAGDTVVIAGKGHEVGQTAGGVTQHFSDHEEVRAAIAEAGR from the coding sequence ATGAAGCTTTCCCAACTCGCAGAGGGCCTTGCGGCGACCTGGACGGGCAGCGACCCGGAGATCGCCGGACTCTCGACCGATTCGCGGGAAACCCAGCCTGACTTCCTGTTCGCCGCGGTCGCCGGCTCGAAGGCCGACGGCGCGCGCTTCGTCGCCGACGCCGAAAGCCGCGGTGCCGCCGCGATCCTCGCCGGCACGAACGCCGCGATCGACACGACCCTGCCGCTGATCCGCGCCGAGGACCCGCGCCGCGCCATCGCGCTGATGGCGGCGCGCTTTCATGGCGCGCAGCCGGCGCATGTCGTTGCGGTGACCGGCACCGCCGGCAAGACCTCGGTCGCCACCTTCCTGCGGCAGATCTGGGCGCGCGCGGGGATCGCGGCGGCCTCGATCGGCACCACCGGCGTGGTGTCGCCCGGCCGCGACGAATACGGCTCGCTCACCACGCCGGACCCGATCGCGCTGGCAAGGCTGATGGCCGAGCTCGCCGGCGAGGGCGTCACGCACGCCGCCATGGAAGCCTCCAGCCACGGGCTCGACCAGCGCCGGCTCGACGGCGTCCGGCTGGAAGCCGGCGGTTTCACCAATCTCGGCCACGACCACATGGACTATCACCCCGACATCGAGGCCTATTTCGCGGCCAAGATGCGGCTGTTTTCGGCGCTGCTGCCGAAGGGCGCGCCTGCCGTGGTGTTCGCCGACGACCGCTGGTCGGGCCGGGTGGTGGAGGTCGCCACCGGCGCCGGCCTGCGGGTGATGACCGTCGGGCGCGGCGGGAACTTCCTGACGCTGAAGCGTCTGGAGCACGAGCGGCACCGCCAGATCGGCGAGATCGAGGCGGAGGGCCGCATCCATCGCATCGTCTTGCCGCTGGCCGGCGAATTCCAGATGTCCAACGCCCTGGTCGCGGCCGGGCTTGCCATCGCCACCGGCGTTCCGGCGGCCGACGCGCTGGCGGCGCTGGAGACGCTGAAGGGCGCTTCCGGCCGGCTCGACCTCGCCGGCACCACGGCGAGCGGCGCGCCGGTCTTCGTCGACTATGCGCACAAGCCCGAGGCGCTGGAGAACGTGCTGGCCGCGGTGCGCCCGTTCACCACCGGAAGGGTGGTGGCGGTGATCGGCTGCGGCGGCGACCGCGACAAGATCAAGCGGCCGATGATGGGCGAGATCGCCGCGCGCCTCGCCGACATCGTCATCGTCACCGACGACAACCCGCGCTCGGAGGATCCGGCGACGATCCGCGCCGAGATCATGGCGGCATCGCCCGGTGCCACCGAGATCGGCGACCGGCGCGAGGCGATCTTCGAGGCGGTGCGCACGGCGCGGGCCGGCGACACGGTGGTGATCGCCGGCAAGGGCCACGAGGTCGGCCAGACCGCCGGCGGCGTCACCCAGCATTTCAGCGACCATGAAGAGGTCCGCGCGGCGATCGCGGAGGCGGGGCGATGA
- a CDS encoding lytic transglycosylase domain-containing protein, with the protein MTRLTAAALAATIALGLTTASTADSVRGNTEAGNVQMASVERFADRPYATIIAAQAKAHGVPVALAHAVVRIESSYRATVTGAAGEVGLMQIKPATARGMGYRGSTKALYDPATNIKWGMRYLAGAMQRGDGSTCGTILKYNAGHYAKRMNPISKRYCSKVQREMARA; encoded by the coding sequence ATGACAAGACTGACTGCCGCGGCTCTCGCCGCGACGATCGCGCTCGGCCTGACGACCGCTTCCACGGCCGACTCCGTGAGGGGAAATACCGAAGCGGGTAACGTGCAGATGGCATCCGTCGAGCGGTTTGCCGACCGGCCTTACGCCACCATCATCGCTGCTCAGGCCAAGGCCCATGGCGTGCCCGTGGCACTCGCTCATGCGGTGGTGCGGATCGAGAGCAGCTACCGGGCGACGGTGACCGGCGCTGCCGGCGAGGTCGGCCTGATGCAGATCAAGCCCGCCACCGCCCGCGGCATGGGCTATCGCGGCTCGACCAAGGCGCTCTACGATCCGGCCACCAACATCAAGTGGGGAATGCGCTATCTCGCCGGCGCGATGCAGCGCGGCGACGGCAGCACCTGCGGCACGATCCTGAAGTACAACGCCGGCCATTACGCCAAGCGGATGAACCCGATCTCGAAGCGCTACTGCTCGAAGGTGCAGCGGGAAATGGCCCGCGCCTGA
- a CDS encoding penicillin-binding protein 2 produces the protein MDVTRLFRRKKVAESALPEFDPFGRRRRLGPPKNRGRITLAIGLFVGIYGVIGGRLVMWGAAPYDVASAYGARDQIMAARPDLIDRNGEVLATDIRTASLFAEPRRIIDPDEASELLLSVLPDLDPKWLYSRLASKAGFAWLRRELTPGQQQAILDLGIPGIGFRTEKRRFYPGGSTAGFVTGHVNVDNQGTAGMEKYIDDQGYRALQNAGLAVGTDLEPVRLSIDLRVQHILRDELAAAMTRYKAIAVGGVVLDVNTGEVIAMTSLPDYDPNDSKQALDKDRMNRMSAGLYEMGSTFKTFTTAMALDSGKVKITDSFDASRPIRIGGFTISDFHGKKRVLSVPEVFIYSSNIGTAKEAEVVGVEGHQEFLTRMGLLTRLQTELPEVATPTQPKVWKQINSVTISFGHGVSTTPLQTAVAAATLMNGGKHIPPTFLPRTRAEADALATQVVDPKTSDQMRYLFRLNVADQRGSGKSAEVEGYKVGGKTGTANKVVNGRYSDTAKFNAFLAAFPMDDPRYIVLVVIDEPKREEGKPYATAGWNAAPTVGAVIRRSATLLGVRPDFGDEAKSLLVSY, from the coding sequence ATGGACGTCACGAGGCTCTTCCGCCGCAAGAAGGTCGCCGAGTCGGCGCTGCCGGAATTCGATCCGTTCGGCCGGCGCCGTCGCCTCGGCCCGCCGAAGAACCGCGGCCGCATCACCCTCGCGATCGGGCTGTTCGTCGGGATCTACGGCGTCATCGGCGGCCGTCTGGTGATGTGGGGTGCGGCCCCGTACGACGTCGCCTCCGCCTATGGGGCGCGCGACCAGATCATGGCGGCCCGCCCGGACCTCATCGACCGCAACGGCGAAGTGCTGGCCACCGACATCCGCACCGCGTCGCTGTTCGCCGAACCGCGGCGGATCATCGATCCGGACGAGGCGAGCGAGCTGCTGCTCAGCGTGCTGCCTGATCTCGATCCGAAATGGCTCTACAGCCGGCTGGCCAGCAAGGCGGGCTTTGCCTGGCTGCGCCGCGAGCTGACGCCCGGCCAGCAGCAGGCGATCCTCGATCTCGGGATTCCGGGCATCGGATTCCGCACCGAGAAGCGGCGTTTCTATCCCGGCGGCAGCACCGCGGGCTTCGTGACCGGCCATGTCAATGTCGACAACCAGGGCACGGCCGGCATGGAGAAATACATCGACGACCAGGGCTACCGCGCCTTGCAGAACGCGGGTCTTGCCGTCGGGACCGATCTCGAGCCGGTCAGGCTGTCGATCGACCTGCGCGTGCAGCACATCCTGCGCGACGAGCTCGCCGCGGCGATGACCCGCTACAAGGCGATCGCCGTCGGCGGCGTCGTCCTCGACGTGAACACCGGCGAGGTCATCGCCATGACGTCGCTGCCCGACTACGACCCGAACGATTCCAAGCAGGCCCTCGACAAGGACCGGATGAACCGGATGTCCGCCGGCCTCTACGAGATGGGATCGACCTTCAAGACCTTCACCACCGCCATGGCGCTCGACTCCGGCAAGGTGAAGATCACCGACTCCTTCGACGCGTCGCGGCCGATCCGCATCGGCGGCTTCACCATTTCCGACTTCCACGGCAAGAAGCGCGTGCTGTCGGTTCCGGAAGTGTTCATCTACTCCTCGAACATCGGCACGGCCAAGGAAGCCGAAGTGGTCGGCGTCGAGGGGCACCAGGAATTCCTGACCCGCATGGGCCTGCTGACCCGGCTTCAGACCGAGCTGCCGGAAGTGGCGACGCCGACGCAGCCGAAGGTCTGGAAGCAGATCAACTCGGTGACGATCTCCTTCGGCCATGGCGTCTCGACGACGCCGCTGCAGACGGCGGTCGCCGCGGCGACGCTGATGAACGGCGGCAAGCACATCCCGCCGACCTTCCTGCCACGCACGCGGGCCGAGGCCGATGCGCTGGCGACGCAGGTCGTCGACCCGAAGACCAGCGACCAGATGCGCTATCTGTTCCGCCTCAACGTCGCCGACCAGCGCGGCTCCGGCAAGAGCGCCGAGGTCGAGGGCTACAAGGTGGGCGGCAAGACCGGCACGGCGAACAAGGTGGTGAACGGCCGCTATTCCGACACGGCGAAGTTCAACGCCTTCCTGGCGGCGTTCCCGATGGACGACCCGCGCTACATCGTGCTGGTGGTGATCGACGAGCCGAAGCGCGAGGAGGGCAAGCCCTACGCCACCGCCGGCTGGAACGCGGCGCCGACGGTGGGCGCCGTCATCCGCCGCTCGGCGACGCTGCTCGGCGTGCGGCCCGATTTCGGGGACGAGGCCAAGTCGCTGCTCGTTTCGTATTAA
- a CDS encoding N-acetylmuramoyl-L-alanine amidase — MTPDSPLVDIVLASPNHNERRVPGGPDMLLIHYTGMGTGDDAVRWLCDPVSAVSCHYLVHEDGRIVQMVPEARRAWHAGVGNWRGQDDINSRSIGIEIVNLGHAAGYPDFPEAQVRAVAQLCADCAARWAIPPERLLGHSDVAPGRKADPGEKFPWDQLFRAGLGHYVEAAPIAGGRFFGLGDRGDPVAAYQGLLAAYGYGVPIDGTFGETTRQATIAFQRHFRRACVDGVADASTVETLHRLLMQLPQSPLRRPGAVAQATADRVHVSA; from the coding sequence TTGACCCCAGACTCCCCGCTCGTCGACATCGTGCTGGCCTCGCCGAACCACAACGAACGCCGGGTGCCGGGCGGCCCGGACATGCTGCTCATCCACTATACCGGCATGGGCACCGGCGACGACGCGGTGCGCTGGCTGTGCGACCCGGTCAGCGCCGTGTCGTGCCACTATCTCGTCCACGAGGACGGGCGGATCGTCCAGATGGTGCCGGAGGCCCGCCGCGCCTGGCATGCCGGGGTGGGCAACTGGCGGGGACAGGACGACATCAATTCCCGGTCGATCGGCATCGAGATCGTCAATCTCGGCCACGCCGCCGGCTATCCGGACTTTCCGGAGGCGCAGGTGCGGGCGGTCGCGCAATTGTGCGCAGATTGTGCCGCGCGCTGGGCGATTCCGCCGGAAAGACTGCTCGGGCACTCGGATGTTGCGCCGGGGCGCAAGGCCGATCCCGGCGAAAAGTTCCCCTGGGATCAACTCTTCCGCGCCGGACTCGGCCATTACGTCGAGGCGGCGCCGATCGCCGGCGGGCGCTTCTTCGGCCTCGGCGACAGGGGCGACCCGGTCGCCGCCTATCAGGGATTGCTGGCGGCCTACGGCTACGGCGTGCCGATCGACGGAACCTTCGGCGAGACAACGCGCCAGGCCACGATCGCCTTCCAGCGGCACTTCCGCCGCGCGTGCGTCGACGGGGTCGCCGACGCCTCGACCGTGGAGACGCTGCACCGGCTGCTCATGCAGTTGCCGCAGTCGCCGCTGCGGCGTCCCGGCGCCGTTGCTCAGGCGACAGCTGACCGGGTCCATGTATCAGCCTGA
- a CDS encoding DnaJ family molecular chaperone codes for MQILSSLSALLQSVPAGGRATLDAILEAIRSLFAGDKATRRGVAFSVAVIALSAKMAKADGVVSQREIAAFQQILEIPPAELRNVFRLYDIAKRDTAGFEFYAARLQALCREEDGDCQILTDVLDGLFHIAKADGLVHEHELAFLAEVARHFGLTESEFARLSNRHILGPDNPYAVLGISPDAPREEARARYLTLARENHPDRLSARGVPDEFMFIANERMKAINEAYHAITSRDAA; via the coding sequence ATGCAGATACTTTCAAGCCTCAGCGCGTTGCTGCAATCGGTTCCTGCCGGTGGGCGGGCGACGCTCGACGCGATCCTCGAGGCGATCCGCTCGCTGTTCGCGGGTGACAAGGCGACCAGGCGGGGCGTCGCCTTCAGCGTCGCGGTGATCGCGCTGTCGGCCAAGATGGCGAAGGCGGACGGCGTGGTGTCGCAGCGCGAGATCGCGGCGTTCCAGCAGATCCTCGAGATTCCGCCGGCGGAACTGCGCAACGTCTTCCGGCTCTACGACATCGCCAAGCGCGACACCGCCGGCTTCGAGTTCTACGCGGCGCGGCTGCAGGCGCTGTGCCGCGAGGAGGACGGCGACTGCCAGATCCTCACCGACGTGCTCGACGGGCTGTTCCACATCGCCAAGGCGGACGGGCTGGTGCACGAGCACGAGCTCGCCTTCCTCGCCGAGGTCGCCCGGCATTTCGGCCTGACGGAGAGCGAGTTCGCCCGCCTCAGCAACCGGCACATTCTCGGGCCGGACAATCCCTATGCCGTGCTGGGGATCAGCCCGGACGCGCCGCGCGAGGAGGCGCGGGCCCGCTACCTCACGCTGGCGCGGGAAAACCACCCGGACCGGCTGTCGGCCCGCGGCGTACCCGACGAGTTCATGTTCATCGCCAACGAGCGGATGAAGGCGATCAACGAAGCCTATCACGCGATCACCAGCCGGGACGCCGCTTGA